GCCCGCTGCGGGCACCTGCGGCCCCGGTGGCGCGCTGGTGCTGGGCCTGATCGCCGGCATCGTGTGCTTCTTCACCGCCACCAAGCTGAAGTACCGGCTGGGCTACGACGACGCGCTCGACGTGTTCGGCGTGCATGCCATCGCCGGCATCGTCGGCGCCCTGCTCACCGGTCCGCTGGCCTCGCCGAAACTGGGTGGCTTCGGCACGGTCGAGTCGCTGGGCGGGCAGTTGTGGATCCAGGCCAAGGGCGTGGCCTTCACCATCGTGTGGAGTGCCGTGCTGAGCTGGGTGCTGCTCAAGCTGGTCGACCGCACCATCGGCCTGCGCGTGGATACCGAGCAGGAACAGATGGGGCTCGACCTGGCCGAGCACGAAGAGCGCGCCTACAACCTGTCGTAAGCACGATCGCTGTCCGGGGCGCAGCAGACGCCGCCCCCGGCACCTGCCGCATGGCACATGGATGCCCTTCATGTGCCATGCGCATGCCCCAGCCCACGCATGCGATGCCTTACCATGCGTCCGCATGAACGCCATCGACGAACGCGCCGCAGCGCGCCTGGCCTGGACCCGCTCCGTGCTGGGCGACGCCACGCTTGCCCTCGAACCCGCATCCTCCGATGCCAGCTTCCGCAGCTACTGGCGGACGCGGCACGACGGCAGCAGCTGGATCGTGATGGATTCGCCACCGCAGCGGGAGGACCCGCGCCCCTGGCTGGCGATCGGCACGCAACTGGCGGATGCCGGCCTGCACGTGCCCGCGGTACGCGCCAGCGACCTCGAACAGGGCTTCCTGCTGATCGAGGACCTCGGCAACCGGCTGTATCTGCCGGAGCTGACCCCGGACAATGCTGACGCACTGTACGCCGCGGCGATGGACGCGCTGCTGCGCATGCAGACCCGCGTCGATCCGGCCTGGCTGCCGCCGTTCGACCGCAACGTGCTGGTCAGCGGACTGCAGGTCATGCCCGAATGGTTCCTCCAACGCCACCTCGGCCACACGCCCGACGGCGATGAACGCCGCGTGCTGGACAGCGCCTTCGAGCTGATCATCCGCAACGCGCTCGAGCAGCCACGCTGCTTCGTGCATCGCGACTACCACAGCCGCAACCTGCTGATCGTCGACGACAACACGCCCGGCATCATCGACTTCCAGGGCGCCCTGCACGGCCCGGTCACCTACGACCTCGCCTCGCTGCTGCGCGACGCCTATGTCACCTGGCCGCGCGAGCGCGTCGAAGGCTGGGTCGAGTCCTACCGGCAACGCCTGCTCGACGCGGCGGTGATCGACGGCACGACCACCCGCGAACGCTTCCTGCGCTGGTTCGACCTGACCGGCATGCATCGCCACGTGCGTGTGCTGGGTCAGTTCTACCGGCTGTGGTACCGCGACGGCAAAGCCGGCTACCTCGCCGACGTACCGCGCGTGTACGACTACGTGGTCGCCGTCGCGCGACGCTACCCGGAACTGGCTGAGTTCGCCGCCCTGCTCGAACGGCACGCGGCCGGACGCGACCTGACCCGGGTGGCCGCATGAGGCACGCGCTGATCTTCGCCGCCGGCCTCGGCGAGCGCATGCGTCCGCTCACCGATCTCACACCGAAGCCGCTACTGCCGGTGGGCGGCAAGCCGCTGATCGTGTGGCACCTGGAAAAGCTGGCGGCGGCCGGGGTGAACTACGTGGTGATCAACACCTCGCACCTGGCCGGACAGTTTCCCGAAGTGCTCGGCGACGGTGCGCGCTGGGGGCTGCGCATCCGCTATGCCTACGAGGGACCCGTGCCGCTGGAGACTGGCGGCGGCATGCTCAACGCGCTTCCGCTGCTGGGCCCCGAGCCGTTCATCGCCATCAGCAGCGATGTCTGGACCGATGCCGACCTGCGCGACCTGCCCGTCGAACCTGCCGGACTGGCCCACCTGATGATGGTCGACAACCCGGCCCACCACCCTTCCGGCGACTTCGCCCTGGACGCAGACGGCCAGCTGCATGCGGAAGGCCCGAACCGACTGACCTACAGCGGCATCGGCGTCTTCCGTCGCGAATTCATGCACGGCTGGCGGCAACATGCAGGCGATGCGCCCCCCCCCTCGGCGGAGGCCGCGCCCCGCTTCAAGCTCAGGCCGCTGCTGGTCCGCGCGATGGCACAGCATGCGCTTGGCGGCAATCATTTCCGCGGGCGCTGGACCGACGTGGGCACACCCGAACGGCTGGCCGCACTGGACGCCGAACTGGTCGCATAGACCCGGGCTGGATCACAGCGGTGCTGCCGTGACGGTCACGGTCGGCACCCCCGAAGGTGGCTGTGCAGGCGATTGGGTGGGCGGCTGCGCGGCAGGTGCCGCCGGCGGTGGCACGGCAGGCTGGCTCGAAGCTGCCGGCTGTTGCGGTACCGCGGCGGTTCCGCCTTCCTGCGTGACTGCGGCGTCCTGCGCCTTGCGCGTCAACAGCACGATGCTGATGCGGCGGTTGGTCGGGCTGCCCGGATCGGCCTTGTCGAACGGAACCGAATCGGCCAGCCCGACCACGCTGGCCACCTTGTCCGGCTTCATGCCACCGGCCAGCAACGCACGCCTCGCGGCATTGGCGCGGTCGGCCGAAAGCTCCCAGTTGCTGTAACCACCCTGGCCGCTGTACGGCGCATCGTCGGTGTGTCCGGCGATGCTGATCTTGTTCGGTGCCTGGTTGATGAAACCGGCCAGCTCGTGAAGGATCGCCACCGTATACGGCTTGAGCGTGGCGCTGCCGGTATCGAACATGGGGCGGTTCTGCTTGTCCACGATCTGGATGCGCAGGCCCTGCGGGCTGATGTCGATGAGCAGTTGGTCCTTGAATGGCGCCAGCGCCTGACTGTTCAAGATGGCCGCATGCAGCTGCTGCATCAACTGCTCCAGCCGGGCCTTTTCCTGCTCGCGCGCCACCTGTTCGGCCTGTGCCTTGGAGATCTTCCGCGACGCATGCAGGTCCTTGCCCGGTCCATGCGGCAGATCCATCGCGCCACCCAGCTTGATCATGCTGTCGCTGGCGCCACCCGGGCCAAGCATGCCGGGTGGCGCCACGGTCGCCTGGCCCGGCGTCATGCTGGGATTCTTGAAGTATGCGGAAATCGCCGCGCGCTGCTGGCGCGAGCCAATGCCCAGCAGCCACATGACCAGGAAAAACGCCATCATCGCGGTGACGAAATCGGCGTACGCCACTTTCCAGGCGCCGCCATGATGATGATTCGCCTTGCGGCGTGCCCGCCGTATGACGACCTGGACCTGTTTGTCGTCCTCGATCACGCCGCGGCCCCGTTGCGCGCGCCGTTGAGGTGGTCCTCGAGATCCTGGAAACCCGGGCGGGTATGCGGCGACAAGGTCTTGCGTGCGAACTCCACCGACACCTTCGGGTTGTAGCCGCGCAGCGACGCGAGCAGGGCAACCTTGACGCACTCGAATGCGCGCCCGTCCTCGTGCACGCGGCTTTCCATCGCCGCACCCAGCGGACCGACGAAGCCGTAGCACAGCAGGATGCCCAGGAAGGTACCGACCAGCGCGCCGGCGATATGCTCGCCGATGGTCGAGGTGTTGCCGCTCAACTGCGACATGGTGGTGACGATGCCCAGCACCGCCGCCACGATGCCGAACCCGGGCAATGCATCGGCGGCCTTCATCACGGCCAGCGCGGGCGCCTCGGCCTCCTGCTGATGCGTTTCCAGCTCCAGTTCGAGCAGCTGTTCCAGCTCGATCGGATTCATGTTGCCGCCCACCATCAGGCGCAGGCAGTCGGTGATGAACTCGATCAGCTCATGTTCTTTCATCAACCGCGGATAGGCGGTGAACAGGGCACTCGATTGCGGGTCCTCGATATGCGACTCCAGCCCCAGCAGCCCCTGTTTGCGGATCACGCCGAAGATGTCGTAGAGCAGTTCGAGCAGGTCGACATAATCCTGCTTGCGGTACTTCGGACCTTTCAGCAGCGCCATTGCGTTGGACACCGCATGCTTGACGATCTTCGGCGGGTTGGCCGACAGGAACGCACCGAACGAACCGCCGGCGATGATCATCAGCTCATACGGCTGCCACAGTGCCAGGATATGGCCGTGCGACAGCACGAAACCGCCCAGCACACAGGAAACGACGACGAGGCAACCGACAAGGACAAGCATCTGGACTCCGCGCGGGACCCCATGTCCCCGCAAGCCTTATCGGCACCGCGGCAGTAAAGTTGAACGCGCGTTTAGGCGCTGCGCATGTCCGCAGTCTGGGCCGCTTCGCCACGCTCGAACTGGTGCAGGTCGATGTGATCGGTGGAGACCGGCACGTAGCCCTCGCCGAACGCCACGTCACCGGGACGCCAGCCCGCACGGCAGCGGAAGGCACCCCAGAACCGGCGCAATGCCTCGATCTGCTGGGCCACGATGCCCAGCTCGTTGTCGTGGTCGACCCGCGGATCGCCGACGCCGGTCGGCCGTGGCTCCTCGCCGTAGCGCGCGGTGCCGAACAGGATGTCCCACAGCGGGAATACCTGACCGAAATTGCAGTTGTGCAGGTTCGGCCGGTCCGGGTCCACCCGCATGTGATGCAGCCGGTGATAACGCGGATCGACCAGCAGCTTGTCCAGCACCGGCCCGAAGTTGATCCGCACATTGGCGTGCGAGAAGTTCTGCAGCAGGTTGCCGATCATCACCAGCAGCACGTAGTCGGCAGGCGACACGCCGATCAGGATGCCGACCAGGGCGAAGATCATCGCCTCGAGGAAATCGTCCAGGTAGTGGTCGCGGTCGTTCGACCAGCAATTGAGCTGGCGCTGGCTGTGATGCAGGCTGTGCAGCGCCCACCACCACGGAATCGCATGCTGCATGCGGTGGATCAGGTAATAGACGAAGTCGTAGATGGCGTAATACGCCAGGAACAGGACCAGCGGATGGGAACTGAACCACGGAAACAGTCCCTGCAGGCTGATCAGTCCACCCGGATCGTTGTCGCCGCCGCCGAACAGCATGCCCAGCGGCGACAGCACCAGATAGGTGAACAGCGGCAGCACACCGAGCAGTTTCAGCAGCGTGTAGGCACGGTCGATGCGGGTCAGACTGCGCTCCGGCCAGTGCTCCTGCGGCCACAGACTCTCCATCGGCCGGAACAGCAAGGCGATCACCAGCACCTGGATCACCGCCAGCAGGATGAATGCGGAGATGTCGCGCGGATCGTCCGTCCACGCCGTCATGTGGATGAAAGCCAGTGCAGGCGCGATCGCGTGGACGGCCAGCCATGTCACCAGTTTCGACCAGATTGCCGCCAGTTCGCCCATTGCCGCTACACCCGATGCCGCTTCGGCCTACTCATCAGGACCGGAATTATCGCACCGGCACCATTCATCAGGCTTTCGCATGACGGAAACGACGACGGCCCGGAAGGCATCCGGGCCGTCGCAGGTCGAGCAGGAACCGACGCGCTCAGGGGCGCCGTGCCAGCTCTGGGTTTTCCTTGGTGACCGGCATCAGGTCCTTCTTCGACACGCCCAGCCACAGCAGGATCGGGCTGGCCACGAAGATGGACGACAGCGTACCGACCACGATACCGATCAGCATGGTCACGGCAAAGCCGTGCACGCTGGGGCCGCCGAAGAAGAACAGTGCCGCCATCGCGATGCCGGTGAACAGCGAAGTGATGATGGTTCGCGACAGCGTGCTGTTGATCGAACGGTTGAGGACTTCCTCCGGCTCGGCCTTGCGGGCCAGGCGGAACAGCTCGCGGATACGGTCGAACACCACCACCTTGTCGTTGATCGAGTAACCGATCACCGCCAGCACCGAAGCCAGCACGGTCAGGTCGAACTGGCGCTGCACCAGCGCGATCACGCCCAGCGTCACCAGCACGTCGTGCACCTCGGTGACCAGCGCCGCGATCGCGAAGCGGCGCTCGAAGCGGATCCACAGATACAGTCCGATACCGATGATCACGAACACCGCCGCGTAGACGCCGCTGCTGCGCAGCTCGGCACCGACCTGCGGGCTCTGGTAGCTGGGGCTGACCACCTTGGCGTCCGGCCGCACGGCCTGCAGCGCCTTGGCCACGTCCGCCGCGACCAGGTCGAGATTGACCTTGCCGTCCTTCGGCACGTTGTGGGTGTCGTCCTTCGGCTGGAAGCGGATCAGCACCTGGCGCGTACCGCCCAGGCTCTGCACCACCGGATCCTCGATGCCACCCTTGACCAGCGCATCGCGCACCTTGCCGGTCTGCACCGGCTGGCTGTACTGCGCCTGCACCGAAATGCCGCCGGTGAAGTCCAGGCCATAGTTCAGGCCGCGCACCGAGATCAGAACGATCGAGGCGATCACCAGGATGATCGCCAGGCCGATGGTGTAGCGGCGCAGGCCGAGGAAGTGGATGTTGCTGTTGTGGTTGAAAATTTCCATAGCGTCCGCTTCCCCTTACACCGACAGCGTCTTGAGCTTCTTGCGGCCGCCATGCAGCAGCGCGGTGATCGCGTGCGTCATCGTCACCGAGGTGAACAGCGAGGTGCTGATACCGATGAACAGCGTCACGCCGAAGCCGCGGATCGCACCCGAACCGATCGTCATCAGCGCCAGCGCCGCGATCAGGTGGGTGACGTTGGCGTCCAGAATGGTCGACCAGGCCTTCTCGTAACCCGCGCGGATCGAAGCCAGCGGCGTGGAGCCGTTGCGCAGTTCCTCGCGCACGCGCTCGCAGATCAGCACGTTGGCGTCGATCGCCATGCCCAGCGTCAGCACGATACCGGCGATGCCCGGCATGGTCAGGGTCACGCCGATCATCGACATCACCGCCACCAGGATCACCAGGTTGAAGAACAGCGCGATATCCGCCACCAGGCCGAACAGCTTGTAGTAGATCGCCGCCGCCACCAGCACCAGGCCCAGGCCCAGCAGCACCGCGTCGAGACCCTTGCTGATGTTCTGCTTGCCCATGCTGGGCCCGATCACGCTCTGCGCCACGATGTCCATCGGCGCCGCCAGCGAGCCGCCCTTCAGCAGCAGCGCCAGCTCGGAGGCTTCCTTCGGGCTGCCCAGGCCGTTGGTCTGGAACTTGTTGCTGAAGACGCCCTGGATGGTGGCGTAGTTGATCACCTTGTATTTGACCTTCGGCGTGCGCACTTCCTTGCCGTCCACCACCTTGTTGTCGTAGACGGTTTCGACGTAGACCACCGCCATCGGCTTGCCCACGTTGTCGCGGGTGAAGTCGAGCATCTTCTTGGCGCCGACCGAGTTCAGCGTCACGTTCACGCTGGGCGACCCGTTGTCCGGATCGGTGCCCGACGACGCGTCCACCAGCTCTTCGCCGCTGACGATCACGCGCTTGCTGACCAGGTACGGTTCGCCATGCGTGCCGTAGTAAAGGTGAGCGTTGGGCGGCACGATGCCGGTACGCACCGCATCCTGCACGGCCGGGTCGCTCGGACCGCCCAGGCCTGCCACGTACTGCAGCGTGGCGATGGCGCCGATCACCCGCTTCGCCTCGGCCGGGTCCTGCACGCCAGCCAGGTCGACCACGATCTGGTCGTTGCCCTGGGCCTGGATCACCGGCTCGGACACGCCCAGCGCGTTGATGCGGTTGCGCAGCGTGGCCAGGTTCTGGGTGATGGTGGCCTGTGCCAGCTTGCGCAGCGCCTCCGGCTTCACCACCGCGTCCAGCACGAAGCGGTCGCCGGTGCTGGGACCGTCGCTGACGTCGAGGTCGGTGAAGGCCGTGGCAATGGCATCGGACGCAGCGGTGCGATCGGCCGCCGTCGGCAACACCACCACCACGCCCTTGCCGTGGATGCTGTTGCGGGTCACCGAGGTGTAATGGATCTTCTTGTCGCGCAGCAGCGAGGTGATGTCCTCGGTGTAGCGGATCTCCTGCTTGTTGACCACGTCACGCTGGTCGACCTTCATCAGGAAGTGCACGCCACCCTGCAGGTCCAGGCCCAGCGGCATCGAGCGCGCGCCGATCGCCTGCAGCCAGCCCGGCACGGTCGACTCGAGGTTGAACACCACGGTGTAGTCTTCGCCGAGCGCCGTCTTGAGCGAATCGGCGGCGCTGTTCTGCAGGTCGCCGTTGGCGAAACCGATCAGGATGTAGTCGCCCTTGGCCTTGTTGTGCTTGAGGCTGATGTTCTTGTAGGCGATCTTGTCCTTCTGCAGCGTGGCGACGACCTTCTGCTCCAGTGCCGCATCCACCGGCGCATTGTGCACCGCGGACACCTGCACCGCCGACAGCGGCACGAACGCATTGGGCAACGCATACAGAATGCCGAGCACCATCACGATGGCGACCAGCGCGTATTTCCAGCGTGGAAAATCACTCATGGTTGGGTAATCCCGCAGCGACCGTCCGTGATCGCGAAAATCAGCAGCAGCCGTCCTGGCCGCACCTCTCGACGAATGCCCAGTGACGGGCTCCCCTGGCTCAGGCCGACTTCAGCGTGCCCTTGGGAAGCACCTGCGACACCGCCCCTTTCTGCAGCTTCACCTTGACGTTGGGCGCGATCTCGATGGTGAGGAAGGACTCGCCCACCTCGTCGACGCGACCGGCCAATCCGCCGTTGGTCACCACCTCGTCGCCCTTGGCCAGCGCGGCGACCATGGCGCGATGTTCCTTCTGCCGCTTGGTCTGCGGGCGGATCATCATGAAATACATGGCGCCGAAGATCACCACCATGAAGATGATCATCGACAGTCCACCACCGGCGGCACCGGCGGGTGCGGCCTGGGCGATCACGAAGGGCAACGGAAGACTCATCAGCTTGTCTCGCAAGTTATGGTGCCAGCTGGATTTTCCGGCAGGCAACCGGTAAAAGACCGTGGATTATGCCACGCCCCCCAAGGCCATGCACTGCGCCCATCGGCACGGGTGCGGCCACGTTTGACTCGGTATCGGGGCAGTGGACGCCCCATACAAGCCCCCACAGATTAGGAACGCCGGAGCCCCGCGCCGGTTCCCCGGCACGCCCCTAGCCGACGGCAGCCCCTGCCCGCCGCGCATAGAACGCCGCAACGAAGTCGTCCAGCTTGCCCGCCGCTATCGCCTCGCGCAAGCCGGCCATCAGCCGCTGGTAGTGCCGCAGGTTGTGCATGGTGGCCAGCTGGCTGGCCAGGATCTCGTTGCAGCGGTCCAGGTGGCGCAGATAGGCCCGGCTGAAGCCATTGGCACAGGCATGGCAGTCGCAACCCTCCTCGATCACCCGCGTATCGTCGGCGAATTTCGCATTGCGAATGCGCAGGGTGCCCTCGGGCACGAACAGGAATCCGTTGCGGGCGTTGCGGGTGGGCATCACACAGTCGAACATGTCGATGCCGCGGCGTACCGCCTCGACGATGTCTTCCGGCCGACCCACCCCCATCAGGTAGCGTGGACGGTCGCCGGGCAGCATCGGCACGGTGAAGTCCAGCGTGCGGTTGCGCTCCTCCTCCGGCTCGCCCACCGCCAGACCGCCCACCGCGTAGCCGTCGAAACCGATCCCGACCAGCCCCTCGGCCGAGCGCCGGCGCAGCGTCTCGTACACGCCGCCCTGCACGATGCCGAACAGGCTATTGGGGTTGCCCAGCTCGTCGAAGGCTTGGCGCGAACGCGCAGCCCAGCGCAGGCTCAGCTCCATCGAATCCGAAGCCAGCTTCTGCGTGGCGGGCGCGCCGTCGACCAGGTAGGGCGTGCATTCGTCGAAGATCATCGCGATGTCCGAATCCAGCACGGTCTGGATCTTCATCGACACTTCGGGCGACAGGAACACTTTGGAGCCGTCCACCGGCGAGGCGAAGGTCACGCCTTCCTCGGTGAGCTTGCGCTTGTGCGCCAGCGAGAACACCTGGAAACCGCCCGAATCGGTGAGGATCGGCCGCTTCCAGCCGATGAAACGGTGCAGCCCCTCGAAGGCGCCGACGATATCCAGCCCCGGCCGCAGGAACAGGTGGAAGGTATTGCCGAGGATAATCTCGGCGCCGGTCTCGACGATGTCGCGCGGGGTCATCGCCTTCACCGAGCCATAGGTACCGACCGGCATGAACGCCGGCGTCTCCACCGTGCCGCGGGCGAAGTTGAGGCGGCCGCGCCGGGCCGCGCCGTCGGTGGCCAGAAGATCGAAATTCAGGGAGCTCATCGGCCTATTATCGCCGGCCCGGACGCTCCGTGTCGCGCCGCTACGCCGGCCGCACCATCGAGAAGCGGTCACGGGTGGTGGTGTAGTGGCTGCCGCCCAGGCGACCGACCAGGTCGAGCCGGGCCGTGTCCACATGGCGACCGTCCGCCAGTACCGCGTCGTCGATGTGCGCCAGCAGCACCCGCGCGAACAGCAGGAACTGGCGCGGCTGTTCGGCCGGATACGGCAGCACGTCGGCCAGCGTGCACTCGAAGGCCACCGCCGCGTCGCGCACCCGTAGCGGCGCCACCCGCACGGCCGGCAGCGTGGCGATGCCGCAGCGTTCGAACTCGCTCACGTCGTTCGGCAGGCTGGCGGCGGTGGCGTTCATCGCCTCGGCATGCGCGCGATCGACCAGATGGATCACCAGTTCGCCGGTAGCCCGCGCATTGCGCAGCGTGTCCTTCAGGCTGCCATCGGGACGCAGGCCCACGTTAACCATCAAGGTGGGCGGCTCGTCGCAGATCACCTGGAAAAAGCTGAACGGCGCCAGATTGCTGGTGCCATTCGCGGACAGGGTGGACACCCAGGCGACCGGCCGTGGCGTCACGGTGGCGGCCAGCCAGCGATAGGCGTCGGCAGCGCCGAGCGTGGCGAAATCCAGTTCCATCGACGCGCCTCCGGTCAGACGCCTTGCGGCAGGATCAGCATGGCATCGCCATAGGAAAAGAACCGGTAGCGCTGCTCGACCGCATGACGATAGGCGTCGAGCATGAACTCGCGTCCGGCCAGCGCCGAAACCAGCATCAGCAGGGTCGACTGCGGCAGGTGGAAGTTGGTAATCAGGCCGTCGATGCTGGTGATGCGGTAGCCGGGGAAGATGAAGATCTGCGTTTCGCCCGCGAACGGATGCAACTGGCCATCGACGGTCGCGCTCTCCAGCGCGCGCACTACAGTGGTGCCGACCGCAATGACCCTGCCGCCGGCCGCACGGGTACGGTGGATCTTCTCGATCAGCCCCGCCCCCACGTTGAGCCACTCGCTGTGCATGTGGTGCTGGCTGATGTCGTCCGCCCGCACCGGCTGGAACGTGCCGGCGCCCACGTGCAGGGTCACGTAACCGAAATCCACCCCGCGCTCGCGCAGCGCGGCCAGCAGCGGCTCATCGAAATGCAGGCCGGCGGTCGGCGCGGCCACCGCGCCGGGCTCGCGTGCGTAGACGGTCTGGTAGCGCTCCATGTCGGCCGCGTCGGCGTGCCGCTCGATATACGGCGGCAGCGGCATCTCACCCAGCTTCAGCAGCAGCTTCTCGAGCGGCTCGGGCGCTTCGAAACGCAGCCGGAAAAAGCCTTCGTCACGCCCCAGCACGGTGGCGTGGCTACCATCGGCCAGCTCGATGCGACCGCCTTCCCTGGGCTTCTTGCTGACCCCCAGCTGCACTACCGCCTCGTGCGCACCGGTCACACGCTCGATCAGGATCTCGACCGCGCCGCCAGTGTCCTTGCGCCCGTACAGCCGGGCCGGCAGGACGCGGGTGTCGTTGAACACCAGCAGATCGCCAGGCCGCAGGAACCCCGGCAAATCGCGGAAAAGCCGGTCCTGCCGCGACTGCGCCGGCACGTCGAGCAGCAGCAGGCGACTGGCGGACCGCTCCGGCAACGGCGCCTGGGCAATCAGCTCGGGAGGCAGGTCGAAATCGAAATCGGACTTCTTCAATGGAACAGCTTCCGGCACGGTGAAAGGGTAATTATCCCTCCGATTCGCCGCCGCGTGCTGGAGGCACCTACAGCCAGCCTTTCTGTCGTGCCAGACG
This window of the Dyella sp. A6 genome carries:
- the motA gene encoding flagellar motor stator protein MotA — its product is MLVLVGCLVVVSCVLGGFVLSHGHILALWQPYELMIIAGGSFGAFLSANPPKIVKHAVSNAMALLKGPKYRKQDYVDLLELLYDIFGVIRKQGLLGLESHIEDPQSSALFTAYPRLMKEHELIEFITDCLRLMVGGNMNPIELEQLLELELETHQQEAEAPALAVMKAADALPGFGIVAAVLGIVTTMSQLSGNTSTIGEHIAGALVGTFLGILLCYGFVGPLGAAMESRVHEDGRAFECVKVALLASLRGYNPKVSVEFARKTLSPHTRPGFQDLEDHLNGARNGAAA
- a CDS encoding flavin reductase family protein encodes the protein MELDFATLGAADAYRWLAATVTPRPVAWVSTLSANGTSNLAPFSFFQVICDEPPTLMVNVGLRPDGSLKDTLRNARATGELVIHLVDRAHAEAMNATAASLPNDVSEFERCGIATLPAVRVAPLRVRDAAVAFECTLADVLPYPAEQPRQFLLFARVLLAHIDDAVLADGRHVDTARLDLVGRLGGSHYTTTRDRFSMVRPA
- the murU gene encoding N-acetylmuramate alpha-1-phosphate uridylyltransferase MurU; the protein is MRHALIFAAGLGERMRPLTDLTPKPLLPVGGKPLIVWHLEKLAAAGVNYVVINTSHLAGQFPEVLGDGARWGLRIRYAYEGPVPLETGGGMLNALPLLGPEPFIAISSDVWTDADLRDLPVEPAGLAHLMMVDNPAHHPSGDFALDADGQLHAEGPNRLTYSGIGVFRREFMHGWRQHAGDAPPPSAEAAPRFKLRPLLVRAMAQHALGGNHFRGRWTDVGTPERLAALDAELVA
- a CDS encoding sterol desaturase family protein; protein product: MGELAAIWSKLVTWLAVHAIAPALAFIHMTAWTDDPRDISAFILLAVIQVLVIALLFRPMESLWPQEHWPERSLTRIDRAYTLLKLLGVLPLFTYLVLSPLGMLFGGGDNDPGGLISLQGLFPWFSSHPLVLFLAYYAIYDFVYYLIHRMQHAIPWWWALHSLHHSQRQLNCWSNDRDHYLDDFLEAMIFALVGILIGVSPADYVLLVMIGNLLQNFSHANVRINFGPVLDKLLVDPRYHRLHHMRVDPDRPNLHNCNFGQVFPLWDILFGTARYGEEPRPTGVGDPRVDHDNELGIVAQQIEALRRFWGAFRCRAGWRPGDVAFGEGYVPVSTDHIDLHQFERGEAAQTADMRSA
- a CDS encoding aminoglycoside phosphotransferase family protein, with translation MNAIDERAAARLAWTRSVLGDATLALEPASSDASFRSYWRTRHDGSSWIVMDSPPQREDPRPWLAIGTQLADAGLHVPAVRASDLEQGFLLIEDLGNRLYLPELTPDNADALYAAAMDALLRMQTRVDPAWLPPFDRNVLVSGLQVMPEWFLQRHLGHTPDGDERRVLDSAFELIIRNALEQPRCFVHRDYHSRNLLIVDDNTPGIIDFQGALHGPVTYDLASLLRDAYVTWPRERVEGWVESYRQRLLDAAVIDGTTTRERFLRWFDLTGMHRHVRVLGQFYRLWYRDGKAGYLADVPRVYDYVVAVARRYPELAEFAALLERHAAGRDLTRVAA
- the yajC gene encoding preprotein translocase subunit YajC, whose product is MSLPLPFVIAQAAPAGAAGGGLSMIIFMVVIFGAMYFMMIRPQTKRQKEHRAMVAALAKGDEVVTNGGLAGRVDEVGESFLTIEIAPNVKVKLQKGAVSQVLPKGTLKSA
- the tgt gene encoding tRNA guanosine(34) transglycosylase Tgt, whose protein sequence is MSSLNFDLLATDGAARRGRLNFARGTVETPAFMPVGTYGSVKAMTPRDIVETGAEIILGNTFHLFLRPGLDIVGAFEGLHRFIGWKRPILTDSGGFQVFSLAHKRKLTEEGVTFASPVDGSKVFLSPEVSMKIQTVLDSDIAMIFDECTPYLVDGAPATQKLASDSMELSLRWAARSRQAFDELGNPNSLFGIVQGGVYETLRRRSAEGLVGIGFDGYAVGGLAVGEPEEERNRTLDFTVPMLPGDRPRYLMGVGRPEDIVEAVRRGIDMFDCVMPTRNARNGFLFVPEGTLRIRNAKFADDTRVIEEGCDCHACANGFSRAYLRHLDRCNEILASQLATMHNLRHYQRLMAGLREAIAAGKLDDFVAAFYARRAGAAVG
- the secD gene encoding protein translocase subunit SecD, which gives rise to MSDFPRWKYALVAIVMVLGILYALPNAFVPLSAVQVSAVHNAPVDAALEQKVVATLQKDKIAYKNISLKHNKAKGDYILIGFANGDLQNSAADSLKTALGEDYTVVFNLESTVPGWLQAIGARSMPLGLDLQGGVHFLMKVDQRDVVNKQEIRYTEDITSLLRDKKIHYTSVTRNSIHGKGVVVVLPTAADRTAASDAIATAFTDLDVSDGPSTGDRFVLDAVVKPEALRKLAQATITQNLATLRNRINALGVSEPVIQAQGNDQIVVDLAGVQDPAEAKRVIGAIATLQYVAGLGGPSDPAVQDAVRTGIVPPNAHLYYGTHGEPYLVSKRVIVSGEELVDASSGTDPDNGSPSVNVTLNSVGAKKMLDFTRDNVGKPMAVVYVETVYDNKVVDGKEVRTPKVKYKVINYATIQGVFSNKFQTNGLGSPKEASELALLLKGGSLAAPMDIVAQSVIGPSMGKQNISKGLDAVLLGLGLVLVAAAIYYKLFGLVADIALFFNLVILVAVMSMIGVTLTMPGIAGIVLTLGMAIDANVLICERVREELRNGSTPLASIRAGYEKAWSTILDANVTHLIAALALMTIGSGAIRGFGVTLFIGISTSLFTSVTMTHAITALLHGGRKKLKTLSV
- the motB gene encoding flagellar motor protein MotB → MEDDKQVQVVIRRARRKANHHHGGAWKVAYADFVTAMMAFFLVMWLLGIGSRQQRAAISAYFKNPSMTPGQATVAPPGMLGPGGASDSMIKLGGAMDLPHGPGKDLHASRKISKAQAEQVAREQEKARLEQLMQQLHAAILNSQALAPFKDQLLIDISPQGLRIQIVDKQNRPMFDTGSATLKPYTVAILHELAGFINQAPNKISIAGHTDDAPYSGQGGYSNWELSADRANAARRALLAGGMKPDKVASVVGLADSVPFDKADPGSPTNRRISIVLLTRKAQDAAVTQEGGTAAVPQQPAASSQPAVPPPAAPAAQPPTQSPAQPPSGVPTVTVTAAPL
- the secF gene encoding protein translocase subunit SecF, translating into MEIFNHNSNIHFLGLRRYTIGLAIILVIASIVLISVRGLNYGLDFTGGISVQAQYSQPVQTGKVRDALVKGGIEDPVVQSLGGTRQVLIRFQPKDDTHNVPKDGKVNLDLVAADVAKALQAVRPDAKVVSPSYQSPQVGAELRSSGVYAAVFVIIGIGLYLWIRFERRFAIAALVTEVHDVLVTLGVIALVQRQFDLTVLASVLAVIGYSINDKVVVFDRIRELFRLARKAEPEEVLNRSINSTLSRTIITSLFTGIAMAALFFFGGPSVHGFAVTMLIGIVVGTLSSIFVASPILLWLGVSKKDLMPVTKENPELARRP